In one Lolium rigidum isolate FL_2022 chromosome 3, APGP_CSIRO_Lrig_0.1, whole genome shotgun sequence genomic region, the following are encoded:
- the LOC124702735 gene encoding probable dolichyl-diphosphooligosaccharide--protein glycosyltransferase subunit 3, which yields MAISPHLLLLLLAAAAASAGANNLVGELESLRSRSPSGVIHLTDTSVTRFLSSSTRPYSVLVFFDATSLHSKSDLHLPQLRREFALLSAAFQANNPASSDLFFADIEFSESQHSFSQFGVNSLPHVRLIRPHHSRLADSEQMDQSHFSRLADSMLEFVEARTGLQVGPITRPPLVSRNQIILLVVMFLASIPFVVKRILQGDTLLHDRRVWMAGALFVYFFSVSGGMYGIIRHTPMFITDRADPNKLVFFYQGSGMQLGAEGFAVGSLYTLVGLMIAVVTHLLVKVESLQTQRFAMVAVMIVGWWAVRKVIFLDNWKTGYSIHTFWPSSWR from the coding sequence ATGGCGATCTctccccacctcctcctcctcctcctcgccgcggccgccgcttcCGCCGGCGCCAACAACCTCGTTGGAGAGCTCGAGTCCCTGCGCTCCCGCTCCCCTTCCGGCGTCATCCACCTCACCGACACCTCCGTCACGCGCTTCCTCTCATCGTCCACGCGCCCCTACtccgtcctcgtcttcttcgacgCCACATCGCTCCACTCCAAGTCCGACCTGCACCTCCCCCAGCTCCGCCGCGAGTTCGCGCTCCTCTCCGCCGCCTTCCAGGCCAACAACCCGGCCTCCTCCGACCTCTTCTTCGCCGACATCGAGTTCTCCGAGTCGCAGCACTCCTTCTCCCAGTTCGGCGTCAACTCCCTCCCCCACGTCCGCCTCATCCGCCCCCACCACTCCCGCCTCGCCGACTCCGAGCAGATGGACCAGTCCCACTTCTCCCGCCTCGCCGACTCCATGCTCGAGTTCGTCGAGGCCCGCACCGGCCTCCAGGTCGGCCCCATCACCCGCCCACCCCTCGTCTCCCGCAACCAGATCATCCTGCTCGTCGTCATGTTCCTGGCCTCCATCCCGTTCGTGGTCAAGAGGATCTTACAGGGGGACACCCTGCTCCATGACCGCCGCGTCTGGATGGCTGGGGCGCTCTTCGTTTACTTCTTCAGCGTGTCGGGTGGGATGTACGGGATCATCAGGCATACGCCCATGTTCATCACGGACCGGGCCGATCCAAACAAGCTCGTCTTCTTCTACCAGGGTTCAGGGATGCAGCTCGGCGCTGAGGGGTTTGCGGTCGGCTCCCTCTACACCCTCGTAGGCCTGATGATAGCTGTCGTCACGCACTTGCTGGTCAAGGTGGAGAGCCTGCAGACGCAGCGATTTGCAATGGTGGCGGTCATGATAGTCGGATGGTGGGCTGTCAGGAAGGTCATTTTCTTGGATAACTGGAAGACTGGATATAGCATCCATACCTTCTGGCCTAGTAGCTGGAGGTAA